Proteins encoded by one window of Microcebus murinus isolate Inina chromosome 2, M.murinus_Inina_mat1.0, whole genome shotgun sequence:
- the LOC109730368 gene encoding thymosin beta-4-like, which translates to MSDEPKMTKMEKFHKLKLSKTERQVRNPLPSKETME; encoded by the coding sequence ATGTCTGATGAACCCAAAATGACTAAGATGGAGAAATTCCATAAGCTGAAACTGAGTAAGACAGAAAGGCAAGTGAGAAATCCACTGCCTTCCAAAGAAACGATGGAATAG